In a genomic window of Streptomyces noursei ATCC 11455:
- a CDS encoding alpha/beta fold hydrolase, producing the protein MPTSVIRPARLAGRLLLALAAVAALVVVFLASIVVTDGAGSGSAAWLTAVGVGSLAALWRGRRRRRASRLLPFLPVVVAAALTASVCIPTVPTARRYPPALPFVATGHWRLPTGSQVAVYHYPPAQPGVRHPVPLVYLNGGPVRGISLLDHRFLQLLARQGYDVYAYEPAGAGRSDLLPMGQYSISRSVRDLGAFVDRLGKGRVDILGFSAGGVVLTRALADPHVAARLHRAVIAEPGPMDGPTAQITGHRGQPSARGLAPTVTGPRSTRIPRYAVAFGLMRLGLLTPDTGLVGQAEGDNAFTAADLGSDTASAYCARDAHRIPTEDTARNFSFSPAASLRIQQTVKDAPSLAPQLRRSRTPAMLMIAECSSQVRQWETAVLANDPAVRRTQFMPGVGHHIWNGLDDNNDRAAAVITAFLQDQRAPLPNYPSRDEIPAFLRDHK; encoded by the coding sequence ATGCCCACGTCCGTCATACGTCCCGCCCGTCTCGCCGGGCGCTTGCTGCTGGCACTGGCCGCCGTCGCCGCGCTGGTCGTCGTCTTCCTCGCTTCGATCGTCGTCACGGACGGGGCGGGCTCGGGGAGCGCCGCATGGTTGACGGCCGTTGGGGTCGGGAGCCTCGCCGCACTGTGGCGGGGGCGGCGCCGCCGCCGGGCGTCGCGCCTCCTGCCGTTCCTGCCGGTGGTTGTCGCGGCAGCGTTGACGGCGTCGGTCTGCATCCCGACCGTGCCCACTGCCCGGCGGTACCCGCCCGCCCTGCCTTTCGTGGCCACCGGGCACTGGCGTCTGCCCACAGGCAGCCAGGTCGCCGTGTACCACTACCCGCCGGCGCAACCAGGCGTCCGGCATCCCGTCCCGCTCGTCTACCTCAACGGCGGACCGGTCCGCGGCATCTCCCTGCTCGACCACCGGTTCCTGCAACTCCTGGCGCGTCAGGGCTACGACGTCTACGCCTACGAACCGGCCGGCGCTGGACGGAGCGACCTGCTTCCCATGGGGCAGTACTCGATCTCCAGGTCGGTCCGCGACCTCGGCGCCTTCGTCGACCGCCTGGGCAAGGGGAGGGTCGACATCCTCGGTTTCTCCGCGGGCGGGGTCGTACTCACACGAGCCCTGGCCGATCCGCACGTCGCCGCACGCCTGCACCGGGCGGTCATAGCCGAACCCGGCCCGATGGACGGCCCCACCGCGCAGATCACCGGGCACCGGGGCCAACCATCCGCCCGCGGGCTCGCGCCCACCGTGACCGGCCCGCGGTCGACACGCATCCCCCGGTACGCCGTCGCATTCGGCCTGATGCGACTCGGGCTCCTCACCCCGGACACCGGACTGGTCGGACAGGCCGAGGGCGACAACGCGTTCACCGCCGCCGATCTCGGCAGCGACACCGCATCCGCCTACTGCGCGCGCGATGCGCACCGCATCCCGACCGAGGACACCGCACGGAACTTCTCCTTCAGCCCCGCCGCCAGCCTCCGCATCCAGCAGACGGTGAAGGACGCTCCTTCCCTCGCCCCGCAGCTGCGGCGTTCCCGGACCCCCGCGATGCTGATGATCGCCGAGTGCTCCTCCCAGGTCCGTCAGTGGGAGACCGCGGTCCTCGCCAACGACCCCGCCGTCCGACGCACGCAGTTCATGCCCGGAGTCGGGCACCACATCTGGAACGGTCTGGACGACAACAACGACCGGGCCGCCGCCGTCATCACCGCGTTCCTTCAAGACCAGCGGGCACCGTTGCCGAACTATCCGTCCCGCGACGAGATCCCAGCCTTCCTCCGCGACCACAAGTGA
- a CDS encoding heavy metal translocating P-type ATPase: MPSLSATLTRSASAGETSVRGTAAPRRRTRIFALPEARWAAAALVLFLVGLPLYLLAAPAWTWGPLFALTYATGGWEPGWAGLRALKEKTLDVDLLMVVAALGAAAIGQVLDGALLIVIFATSGALEAIATARTADSVRGLLDLAPATATRLGDDGAEEAVRTEQLRVGDIVLVRPGERVGADGQVLDGASEVDQATITGEPLPVVKETGDEVFAGTLNGTGALQVKVERDPSDSVIARIVAMVEEASETKAPTQLFIEKVEQRYSIGMVAATIALFVLPLLFGAALQPTLLRAMTFMIVASPCAVVLATMPPLLSAIANAGRHGVLVKSAVVMEQLGQIDAVALDKTGTLTEGTPRVTDIRPLAGAGLDEMGLLRLAAAAEHPSEHPLARAVVDAARTRDLDIPPAEDFTSAPGSGVTATVEGKAVAVGSPARLLKTRTDQAAATVVAQLEDEGHTAVLVEVEDTPVGVLGIADRLREEAAATVASLTTLTGRAPALVTGDNPRAATRLAREVGITDVRAGLLPQDKVAAVRELEQAGHKVLVVGDGVNDAPALAAAHTGIAMGRAGSDLALETADAVVVRDELATIPTVVQLSRRARRLVVQNLAIAATFITGLVVWDLAGTLPLPLGVAGHEGSTVIVGLNGLRLLAESAWRRARGGNGR; encoded by the coding sequence ATGCCTTCCCTGTCTGCCACCCTCACTCGCTCAGCCTCCGCCGGGGAGACGAGCGTGCGCGGCACGGCGGCGCCCAGGCGCCGCACCCGGATCTTCGCGCTGCCCGAGGCCCGCTGGGCGGCCGCGGCGCTGGTGCTCTTCCTGGTCGGTCTGCCGCTGTATCTGCTGGCGGCACCGGCGTGGACCTGGGGGCCGCTGTTCGCCCTGACCTACGCCACCGGCGGCTGGGAGCCCGGCTGGGCGGGCCTTCGGGCGCTCAAGGAGAAGACCCTGGACGTGGACCTGCTCATGGTCGTCGCGGCACTGGGCGCGGCGGCGATCGGGCAAGTACTGGACGGTGCGCTGCTGATCGTCATCTTTGCCACCTCCGGCGCCCTGGAGGCGATCGCCACCGCCCGCACCGCGGACTCCGTCCGCGGCCTGCTCGACCTCGCGCCCGCGACCGCGACCCGCCTGGGCGACGACGGGGCCGAGGAGGCGGTGCGTACCGAGCAGCTGCGCGTGGGCGACATCGTCCTGGTGCGGCCCGGAGAGCGGGTCGGCGCCGACGGGCAGGTGCTGGACGGCGCGAGCGAGGTCGATCAGGCGACCATCACCGGTGAGCCTTTGCCGGTGGTGAAGGAGACCGGGGACGAGGTGTTCGCCGGCACCCTGAACGGCACCGGCGCGCTGCAGGTGAAGGTCGAGCGCGACCCCTCCGACTCGGTGATCGCCCGCATCGTGGCCATGGTCGAGGAAGCCTCCGAGACCAAGGCACCGACCCAGCTGTTCATCGAGAAGGTCGAGCAGCGGTACTCGATCGGCATGGTCGCCGCCACGATCGCGCTGTTCGTCCTGCCGCTCCTGTTCGGCGCCGCCCTGCAGCCCACCCTGCTGCGGGCGATGACCTTCATGATCGTCGCCTCGCCGTGCGCGGTGGTGCTCGCGACCATGCCGCCGTTGCTCTCGGCCATCGCCAATGCCGGACGCCACGGCGTGCTGGTCAAGTCGGCGGTCGTGATGGAACAGCTCGGCCAGATCGACGCGGTCGCACTGGACAAGACCGGCACCCTGACCGAGGGCACCCCGCGGGTGACCGACATCCGCCCGCTGGCCGGCGCCGGCCTGGACGAGATGGGGCTGCTACGGCTGGCGGCAGCGGCCGAGCACCCCAGCGAACACCCGCTGGCCCGCGCCGTCGTGGACGCCGCCCGCACCCGCGACCTGGACATCCCCCCGGCTGAGGACTTCACCTCCGCCCCCGGCAGCGGAGTCACCGCCACCGTCGAGGGCAAGGCCGTCGCGGTCGGCAGTCCGGCCCGCCTGCTGAAGACCCGAACCGACCAGGCGGCCGCAACGGTGGTTGCCCAGCTGGAGGACGAGGGGCACACGGCCGTCCTGGTCGAGGTCGAGGACACCCCGGTCGGGGTGCTCGGCATCGCCGACCGGCTGCGCGAGGAGGCCGCCGCCACCGTCGCCTCCCTCACCACCCTCACCGGCCGTGCGCCGGCGCTGGTCACCGGCGACAACCCGCGGGCCGCCACCCGCCTGGCACGGGAGGTCGGCATCACCGACGTCCGCGCGGGGCTCCTGCCGCAGGACAAGGTCGCAGCCGTCAGGGAGTTGGAACAGGCCGGACACAAGGTGCTCGTGGTCGGCGACGGGGTCAACGACGCTCCCGCACTGGCCGCTGCCCACACCGGCATCGCCATGGGTCGCGCCGGCTCCGACCTCGCCCTGGAGACCGCCGACGCCGTCGTGGTCCGCGACGAACTGGCCACCATCCCCACCGTCGTCCAACTCTCCCGCCGCGCCCGCCGTCTGGTGGTGCAGAACCTGGCCATCGCCGCGACCTTCATCACCGGCCTGGTCGTCTGGGACCTGGCCGGCACCCTGCCGCTGCCCCTCGGCGTCGCGGGTCACGAAGGCTCCACCGTCATCGTCGGCCTCAACGGCCTGCGCCTGCTCGCGGAATCCGCCTGGCGCCGCGCCCGGGGCGGGAACGGCCGGTAG
- a CDS encoding TetR/AcrR family transcriptional regulator, producing the protein MGRPRTNDETVKERLVERATEMLATHPQESVTVRAVATAADASTTAVYSLFGGKKGLIAAVRDRAVAGLFQALTAAPTSEDPLADLYALAAAYRRWGREHRHLYSVLFGGVQSFEPSGAVGTRDPVRPLIAAIDRAVAASVLDGEATAIAVSLWVTLHGLVTLELTGALDASTAQAAFPSTIHATLRGWTTPAAFRSLRHDEAAP; encoded by the coding sequence ATGGGTAGGCCGAGAACGAACGACGAGACCGTCAAAGAGCGACTCGTGGAGCGCGCAACCGAGATGCTCGCCACCCACCCGCAGGAGTCGGTCACCGTCCGCGCCGTCGCCACGGCCGCCGATGCCTCGACGACGGCGGTGTACTCCCTGTTCGGCGGGAAGAAAGGACTGATCGCGGCGGTACGCGACAGGGCCGTCGCCGGCCTGTTCCAGGCCCTGACGGCCGCACCCACCTCCGAGGATCCCCTCGCCGACCTCTACGCACTGGCCGCCGCGTACCGCCGATGGGGACGCGAACACCGTCACCTGTACTCGGTGCTGTTCGGCGGCGTGCAATCCTTCGAGCCGTCAGGAGCGGTCGGAACCCGTGACCCCGTCCGACCACTCATCGCCGCGATCGACCGCGCCGTGGCCGCGTCCGTCCTCGACGGCGAAGCGACAGCGATCGCGGTCTCCCTCTGGGTGACACTGCACGGGCTCGTGACACTCGAACTCACCGGGGCCCTCGACGCCTCCACGGCACAGGCCGCGTTCCCTTCGACGATCCACGCCACACTGCGCGGCTGGACGACCCCCGCGGCGTTCCGCAGCCTTCGTCACGACGAAGCCGCGCCCTGA